A window from Dioscorea cayenensis subsp. rotundata cultivar TDr96_F1 chromosome 10, TDr96_F1_v2_PseudoChromosome.rev07_lg8_w22 25.fasta, whole genome shotgun sequence encodes these proteins:
- the LOC120270768 gene encoding NAC domain-containing protein 104-like isoform X1, translating to MSKDTKNKLPPGFHFFPSEEELVLHFLYNKASHLPCKPDIIPTVDLHHCDPWQLINGKALEGDNQWYFFTYKAEKAEDRVSGDGYWTPVTEDELVFSGENKVGVKKSLVYCIGEAPEGIKTSWLMHEYHLLDELVSNPNPNCSRRRSSKKRRHSRMEDKKWVICQVFDTSYGTQDENEMELSCMDEAFLSLNDDDDDDDDDDDDEISFPN from the exons ATGTCAAAAGACACAAAGAACAAGCTCCCTCCTGGCTTTCATTTCTTCCCATCTGAAGAAGAGTTGGTGCTTCACTTTCTTTACAACAAAGCTTCTCATCTTCCATGCAAACCAGACATCATTCCAACCGTTGATCTTCATCACTGTGATCCATGGCAACTCATCAATg GTAAGGCTCTGGAAGGTGATAATCAATGGTACTTCTTTACATATAAAGCTGAAAAGGCCGAAGACCGGGTCTCCGGCGATGGATATTGGACTCCGGTCACCGAAGATGAGCTGGTTTTTAGTGGTGAAAACAAGGTTGGTGTGAAGAAGAGTCTTGTTTATTGCATTGGTGAAGCTCCGGAAGGGATTAAGACTAGTTGGCTTATGCATGAATACCATCTTTTGGATGAACTTGtttctaaccctaaccctaattgcaGTAGAAGAAGGTCTTCTAAGAAGAGAAGGCATTCAAGAATG GAAGATAAGAAGTGGGTTATTTGCCAAGTTTTTGATACAAGTTATGGAACACAAGATGAGAATGAGATGGAGCTCTCATGCATGGATGAAGCCTTCTTATCtttaaatgatgatgatgatgatgatgatgatgatgatgatgatgaaataagTTTTCCAAATTAG
- the LOC120270768 gene encoding NAC domain-containing protein 104-like isoform X2 has protein sequence MSKDTKNKLPPGFHFFPSEEELVLHFLYNKASHLPCKPDIIPTVDLHHCDPWQLINGKALEGDNQWYFFTYKAEKAEDRVSGDGYWTPVTEDELVFSGENKVGVKKSLVYCIGEAPEGIKTSWLMHEYHLLDELVSNPNPNCSRRRSSKKRRHSRMIRSGLFAKFLIQVMEHKMRMRWSSHAWMKPSYL, from the exons ATGTCAAAAGACACAAAGAACAAGCTCCCTCCTGGCTTTCATTTCTTCCCATCTGAAGAAGAGTTGGTGCTTCACTTTCTTTACAACAAAGCTTCTCATCTTCCATGCAAACCAGACATCATTCCAACCGTTGATCTTCATCACTGTGATCCATGGCAACTCATCAATg GTAAGGCTCTGGAAGGTGATAATCAATGGTACTTCTTTACATATAAAGCTGAAAAGGCCGAAGACCGGGTCTCCGGCGATGGATATTGGACTCCGGTCACCGAAGATGAGCTGGTTTTTAGTGGTGAAAACAAGGTTGGTGTGAAGAAGAGTCTTGTTTATTGCATTGGTGAAGCTCCGGAAGGGATTAAGACTAGTTGGCTTATGCATGAATACCATCTTTTGGATGAACTTGtttctaaccctaaccctaattgcaGTAGAAGAAGGTCTTCTAAGAAGAGAAGGCATTCAAGAATG ATAAGAAGTGGGTTATTTGCCAAGTTTTTGATACAAGTTATGGAACACAAGATGAGAATGAGATGGAGCTCTCATGCATGGATGAAGCCTTCTTATCtttaa